The Euzebya sp. sequence AGTGGTCCTGGAAGACCACGCCGATCCGCCGGCGCTCGGGGGGCACGGACGTCCGCGGGCCGAAGACCTCCTGCCCGCCGAGCACCACCAGGCCGGCGTCAGGCGTCACCAGCCCTGTGATGAGGCGGATCATCGTGGACTTGCCGCACCCGCTCGGGCCCACCAGCGACAGCACCTCGCCGTCGGCGAGGGAGAGGTCCACGCCGTCGACGGCGTGGGTGTCGCCGTAGCGCTTGGCCAGCCCGAGGACCTCGAGGGCCGGGGCTCCGCTCACGTGAACACCTCCAGGTCGGCGGCGTCCTCCTGCCCGGGGTGGGGGACCAGGCGGCGGAACAGCAGCGCCACCGGCACCAGCGACACGACGACGATGGTCAGTGCGGGCAGCGCGGCGGACTCCCAGCGGCTGTCCGACGCGAGCTGCCACACCCAGACGCTCAGCGTGTCGAACCCGAACGGGCGCAGCAGCAGCACGATGGGGAGCTCCTTCAGCGCCTCCACCGCCACCAGCAGCAGCGCCACGACGAGGCCGCTCGACGTCAGCGGCAGGTGGATGCGCCGGAGGATCCGCCGCGGAGGGGCCCCCAGGACCCGAGCGGAGTCGGTCAGGTCGACCGGCACCTTCGACAGCGACGCGCCGACGCTGCCGATGCCGAGCGCGAGGAACCGCACCGCGTAGGCGTACACCAGCCCGAGGACCGATCCGGTGACCGCGAGCCCCGGCACCCCGAGCCCGACCGCGTCGAGCGCTCGATCCAACCCCGCGAGCACCAGCAGCACGCCGATCGCCACGACCGGGCCGGGCAGCGCGTACCCGACGGTGCTCAGCTGGGCCGCGGCGTCGGCTGACCGGGTGCCCGCGAACCGGGCGCCGTTCACGATCGCCGCGGCCGCGGCCACCGCGAGCACCGCCGCCGCCACCGCCAGCAGGCCGCTGTTGGCGAGGTAGCCCAGGTACCGGCTGGACAGCCCCGGGCCCCCGGCGGCGTCGGTGATCGCCCACACGACGAGCTGGCCGACCGGGGCGGCGAAGGCCACGGCGAGCACGGCAACGCACACGCCCGTGGCCGTCCACCCGCGCCACCCCCGCAGCGGCGTCGGCTCCATCCGCCGGGAGGTGCCGGGCTGGTCGTAGCGCCGACGTCCCCGCAGCAGCCGCTCGACACCCAGGATCACCACGGCCACCGCGAGGACCAGGGCCGCGAGCTCGCTGGCGGCGTCGCGGTCGAACATCCCCTTCCAGACCTCGTAGACCCCGACGGTCAGCGTCTTCACGTTGAAGTACTGGACCGTGGCGAAGTCCGTCAGCGCCTCCATCGCGACCAGCGTCAGGCCGGCGGCCAGTGACGGGCGGGCGAGGGGGAGCACCACCCGCCGGGCCGCGGCCAGCGGGCCGTGGCCGAAGGTCCGCGCGACCTCGTAGCCGGCGGCCGCCTGCTCCCGGAGGGCCGCGCGCGCCAGCAGGTAGACGTACGGGTACAGCGTCAGGGTCAGCACCAGCGACGCGCCCCACAGCGACCGCAGGTCCGGCACGGCCACCTCCGCGCCGAACACCGCGCGGAGACCGCCCTGCAGCGGGCCGGTGAAGCCGAACACGCTCAGGGTCACGAAGCCCAGGACGTAGCCGGGCATGGCGAGGGGCAGGACCAGCAGCCAGCCGAGCAGCCGGCTCCCTGGGAAGGTGTGGGCGAACGTCAGCCACGCCAGACCGGCGCCGAGCACGAGGGTCCCGGCGCCCACCATGAGGAGCAGCCCTGCGGTGTCGGTCGCCATCTCCGCCAGCTGGCCGGTCTCGGCCAGCTGGCGCCACACGTCGGTCGAGGGGTCGGCGACGCTGCCCACGATGACCAGCACGGGCAGGACGACGAGCGCCGCGACGCCGAGCACCAGGGCCTGCCAGGACCGCCCACCCGAGGCCCGCCCACCCGAGGACCGGCGCCCGGGCCTGGACCGCCGCCAGCGTGGCGGCGTGGCGAGGGGGTCGTGCCCGTCGGGGACGACCGGCGGCCGGTCGGCGAGGGTGCGCACGGCCCTACTCGTAGCCCGCCTCGGCCATCAGCCGGATCGCGTCGGCGTTCAGCGACCCGTACTCCGCGGCGCTGAGCGGGTCGGCCGTGAAGTCGTCACCGAAGGCCTCGGCGATCACCGGCTCGGGCTCGACGTCGGGGTTGGCCGGGTACTCGTGGTTGGCGTCCACGAAGGCGCTCTGGCCGTCGGTGGCCAGCCACTCGATCAGCTCCCGGGCCAGCTCGGGGTCGTCCGCGTACCGCGTCACCCCCGCCCCGCTGGTGTTCACGTGGACCCCGCGACCGTCCTGGTCGGCGAACGCCAGGCGCACCGGGAAGTCCGGGTCCTCATCCAGCAGCCGGGCCAGGTAGTAGTGGTTGGTGATCCCGACGTCGCAGCCGCCCTGGGCGATCGTCTCGAGCACGAGGATGTCCGAGCCGAGGATCTCGACGTCGTTGTCCACCCACCCGGTGACGATCTCGAGGGCTCGGTCGTACCCCTCGTTGGCGATCAGGCTGGCGACGAGGGACTGGGTGTAGACGTTCGCCGCGTTGCGCATGCAGAGCCGCCCCTCCCACCGCGGGTCCGCGAGGTCGGCGTAGGTGGACAGCTCGGACGGCTCGACCCGATCGGGGTGGTGGACGAAGGTCCGGACACGCCGGGACAGGCCGTACCACAGCCCGTCTGGGTCGGACAGCGCATCCGGGATGGCCTCGTCGAGGACGTCGGAGGCGAGCGGCTGGAAGATGCCCTGCTCGGCCGCCAGGTAGAGGTTGCCGGCGTCGACGGTCATGTAGACGTCCGCCTCGGTGTCCTCCCCCTCGGCCAGGATCCGCTCGCGCAGCTCGGCGTCGGAGCCGAACAGGAACTCGACGCCGATGCCGGTCTCCTCGGCGAACTGCTCGAACGCGACCTCGAGGTCGTAGTGCCGGCCTGAGTAGACCCGCACGGTGCCCTCGTCGCCGCCGCCCACCGTGCTGCACGCCCCCGCGAGCACGGCCAGCAGGGCCAGCGCGGCGACGGTTCGGGCGCGCTGCCGGCGGATGGGGAGGGGGCGACGCACGAGGTCGGCTCCAGGGGAGGGGTGGGGACGTAGGTAAGGACACCCTAAGCTAGCGGGGTTCGCCGGATCACGCGAACCAGGGCATGTGACAGCCGACGACCTCGTGGGCCACACTCCGTGAGACACATCCGACCGGATCGTCCCACCAGAGGGGTGTTGCATGGACTTCGCGCTCTCCGACGAGCAGCAGCAGCTGTTCGACACGATCGCCGCCTTCGCGCGCGACGTCGTCGAGCCCGGCGCCGGCGAGCGCGACCGCGAGGGCCGCTTCGACCGGGACGTCTGGGACGCCTGCGCCGAGGTGGGACTGACCGGCATGTGCATCGGCGAGGAGTGGGGCGGCATGGGCGGGGGGTGCGTCGACACCGGCCTCGCCCTCGAGGCGCTGGCCTACGGCGGGCACGACGCCGGCCTCGGCCTGTCCCTCGGCGCCCACCTCGTCATCGGCTCCAAGCCCATCGAGCTGCAGGGCACCGACGAGCAGAAGCGGCGCTACCTGCCGAAGCTCGCGAGCGGCGAGTGGATCGGCGCGTGGGGCATCACCGAGCCCGACCACGGGTCGGACACCTCCGGCATCACCTCGAAGGCGGTCCGCGACGGCGACGAGTGGGTCCTCGACGGCACCAAGACGTTCATCACCAACGGGCCGATCTGCGACGTCTTCACCGTGCTGGTGCGCACCGACGTCGACGGCCAGCGGGGCATGACCGCGTTCATCCTCGACCGGGACACGCCGGGCCTGACCGTCGGGAAGGTCCTCGACAAGTCCGGCAACCGCTCGTCCCCGACCTCGGAGATGGTCATGGTCGACGTCCGCGTCCCGGACTCCCAGCGCCTCGGCGCCGTCGGCACCGCGCAGTGGACCATCGGCTTCGAGTGCTTCAGCTGGGAGCGGACCGTCATGCTCGGGTCGGCCGTCGGGGGGATGCAGCGCGGCCTCGAGGACGCCATCGCCTACGCCAAGCAGCGGGAGGCCTTCGGCAAGCCGATCGCGCACTTCCAGACCATCGCGCACACGCTCGCCGAGATGAAGATCAACCTCGAGTCCGCCCGGCTGATGCTGCGGTACGGCGCGTGGAAGAAGGACCAGGGGCTCGACCACCAGATCGAGGCGTCGATGGCGAAGGCCTACATCGGCCAGGCGGCGCTGCAGAACGCCGACTCGGCGATCCAGATCCACGGCGGGTGGGGCTACATCAAGGACTTCCCCGTCGAGCGGGCCTGGCGCGACGCGAAGCTGTCGACCATCGGCGGCGGCACCACCGAGATCCAGAAGGTCATCATCAGCCGGATGCTGCTCGCCTGAAGGTGCGCGCGTGACCGGGCTGTCACCGGGGTGACGCCACGCCGACTCGCCCCGGTGCGAGGATGCGCGCGCACCCACCTCGAGGAGGACCAATCGTGGCACCGTCCACCACCGCCCCGCCGGAGGGGCAGGCACCCGCGCTCCTGGAGCGGCTGTTCGCCATCTCCGCGCGCGGCTCGACCGTCACCCGGGAGATCCGGGGCGGCGTCGTGACCTTCGTGACGATGGCCTACATCGTCGTGCTCAACCCGCTGATCATCGGCACCGTGCAGGACGGCACCGGCGCGTTCCTCGGGGGAGGCGACGCGCCCGACCTGGCCGCGGTCAGCGCCGCCACCGCGCTGGTCGCCGGCGTGATGAGCATCCTGATGGGGCTCGTGGCCAACTTCCCGCTGGCCCTCGCGACCGGGCTGGGGCTGAACGCCTTCGTGGCCTTCGGCATCGCCGTGCTGCCCGGCGCGACCTGGGCCGACGCGATGGGGCTCGTGGTCCTCGAGGGGCTCATCATCCTCGTCCTGGTCATGACCGGGCTGCGCGAGTCGGTCTTCACCGCGGTCCCCCGCGAGCTGAAGGCGGCCATCAGCGCCGGGATCGGGCTCTTCATCGCCCTGATCGGCTTCGTCGACGCCGGGTTCGTCCGCGGCACCGGCGCGGCCCCACCCCTCCAGATGGGCATCGGCGGCGAGCTCGACGGCTGGCCGACGGTCGTCTTCGTCGTCGGCCTGGTCGCCGTCTTCGTGCTGATGGCGCGCAAGGTCCGCGGGGCGATCCTCATCGCCGTGGCCCTGGCGGCTGTCCTCGCGATGGTCGTCGAGACCGCCTTCGAGATCGGCCCGCAGATCGGCGCAGACGGCGAGCTGCTCGCCGCCACCGGCTGGAGCCTCAACGTCCCCGCCATCCCCGACGCGGTCGCCCGCGTGCCCGACCTCGGCCTGCTGGGCCAGTTCTCCCTGCTGGGGTCGTTCAGCTCGATCGGCGGCGTGACCGTCGTGCTCCTCCTCTTCACCCTCCTGCTGACCGACTTCTTCGACACCCTCGGCACGATGGTCGCCATCGGCG is a genomic window containing:
- a CDS encoding ABC transporter permease, producing MRTLADRPPVVPDGHDPLATPPRWRRSRPGRRSSGGRASGGRSWQALVLGVAALVVLPVLVIVGSVADPSTDVWRQLAETGQLAEMATDTAGLLLMVGAGTLVLGAGLAWLTFAHTFPGSRLLGWLLVLPLAMPGYVLGFVTLSVFGFTGPLQGGLRAVFGAEVAVPDLRSLWGASLVLTLTLYPYVYLLARAALREQAAAGYEVARTFGHGPLAAARRVVLPLARPSLAAGLTLVAMEALTDFATVQYFNVKTLTVGVYEVWKGMFDRDAASELAALVLAVAVVILGVERLLRGRRRYDQPGTSRRMEPTPLRGWRGWTATGVCVAVLAVAFAAPVGQLVVWAITDAAGGPGLSSRYLGYLANSGLLAVAAAVLAVAAAAAIVNGARFAGTRSADAAAQLSTVGYALPGPVVAIGVLLVLAGLDRALDAVGLGVPGLAVTGSVLGLVYAYAVRFLALGIGSVGASLSKVPVDLTDSARVLGAPPRRILRRIHLPLTSSGLVVALLLVAVEALKELPIVLLLRPFGFDTLSVWVWQLASDSRWESAALPALTIVVVSLVPVALLFRRLVPHPGQEDAADLEVFT
- a CDS encoding extracellular solute-binding protein; its protein translation is MRRPLPIRRQRARTVAALALLAVLAGACSTVGGGDEGTVRVYSGRHYDLEVAFEQFAEETGIGVEFLFGSDAELRERILAEGEDTEADVYMTVDAGNLYLAAEQGIFQPLASDVLDEAIPDALSDPDGLWYGLSRRVRTFVHHPDRVEPSELSTYADLADPRWEGRLCMRNAANVYTQSLVASLIANEGYDRALEIVTGWVDNDVEILGSDILVLETIAQGGCDVGITNHYYLARLLDEDPDFPVRLAFADQDGRGVHVNTSGAGVTRYADDPELARELIEWLATDGQSAFVDANHEYPANPDVEPEPVIAEAFGDDFTADPLSAAEYGSLNADAIRLMAEAGYE
- a CDS encoding acyl-CoA dehydrogenase family protein; translated protein: MDFALSDEQQQLFDTIAAFARDVVEPGAGERDREGRFDRDVWDACAEVGLTGMCIGEEWGGMGGGCVDTGLALEALAYGGHDAGLGLSLGAHLVIGSKPIELQGTDEQKRRYLPKLASGEWIGAWGITEPDHGSDTSGITSKAVRDGDEWVLDGTKTFITNGPICDVFTVLVRTDVDGQRGMTAFILDRDTPGLTVGKVLDKSGNRSSPTSEMVMVDVRVPDSQRLGAVGTAQWTIGFECFSWERTVMLGSAVGGMQRGLEDAIAYAKQREAFGKPIAHFQTIAHTLAEMKINLESARLMLRYGAWKKDQGLDHQIEASMAKAYIGQAALQNADSAIQIHGGWGYIKDFPVERAWRDAKLSTIGGGTTEIQKVIISRMLLA
- a CDS encoding NCS2 family permease, which encodes MRAHPPRGGPIVAPSTTAPPEGQAPALLERLFAISARGSTVTREIRGGVVTFVTMAYIVVLNPLIIGTVQDGTGAFLGGGDAPDLAAVSAATALVAGVMSILMGLVANFPLALATGLGLNAFVAFGIAVLPGATWADAMGLVVLEGLIILVLVMTGLRESVFTAVPRELKAAISAGIGLFIALIGFVDAGFVRGTGAAPPLQMGIGGELDGWPTVVFVVGLVAVFVLMARKVRGAILIAVALAAVLAMVVETAFEIGPQIGADGELLAATGWSLNVPAIPDAVARVPDLGLLGQFSLLGSFSSIGGVTVVLLLFTLLLTDFFDTLGTMVAIGAEADLLDERGNPPATKRILVVDSIAAAAGGAASVSSNTSYIESATGVADGARTGLAAVVTGVLFLLTTFLSPLVSLVPYEAAAPALVLVGVLMLGAVREIDFTDLTVAVPAFLTIVLMPFTYSIAVGIGAGVITWALLKAVTGRLREVHPLLWVVAALFVVFFAVAPISRLLGLE